The Bdellovibrio sp. ZAP7 DNA segment ATCCCACGACCGTTGCCCAGAATGAAAAATTCATCGCCTTGGCTGAGAAAGGCAAAGACGCCAACGCCTATTTCGTGAATATCGAAAACAGTCAGATGAAATATTTAAATGACAATCTGAAAGACAAGAACCTTGTGACTAGTTTAACGAACTATCACAAAGACCTCGTCTTAAAACGTATGGAAGACCTGCAAAAGGAATTCCCGGACTTAAAAATTTCCGAGTATTCCGATTTCAAGTCTTTGCGCTTTGCTTTTGAGGGTAAAGTTCCTAAAGATTTGGAAAAGCGTCTGGCGACTCTTTTCAAAGAATCCAATGACGAGTTTTCCAGGTACATGAAGGACAACGACCTTTTGCGTTCCAGTGATAGGCCGCAGGACTATTTCAAAGCAGGTTTCGGCAAAACCGCGGATGAGGCGGGAATTGCCGCTCGCTATGCCAGAAAAACAGAACCGGGCGAGCTGGTTTCCTATAGTGATTCAAAACTGAAATCAGACTTAAACGCCAAAATTCAATCCGTTGAACAAGACCGCGTTTCTTTGCAGCAGCAACTGGGGCAGACGAAATTGGTAGAGGGTGATACCTTTAAGCCCGAGGTTTTTGATATCGTTCGTAAGAACATGGGCGACTCTGCGACGATTAAGTCAGCATTGTCAAATCGCTATAAGCTTTCAACTCTTTCCGATAAAACTGTTGAAGATCTGCAGCGCTATGTGAAAACCAGCGATGAATTTTCACCGGGCCTGATGATCGCCAAGCGTGAAAGTGCCAATTTGAATGATGCCGCCCAAGGTGGTTTCACTATGGACTTTGTTGGGTTGGGTGCTTCCAACATGAAAGGCACCGCTGATGCTTTGGCTAAATCCAAAGATTTAGATATGGCATTAAGCGAGGCTCGTAAGGCTGAAAAAACTGTGACCCACGACGTAAACACTCAAAAGCAGTTTTTCACAAAGGTCGTGACTGAATCCGTGGAACCTGGAAAAATCAAATCCGTTTGTTCAGGTGATGACTGCGTGGCGATTGCAACCAAGCCTTTAAGTGAGCAGGAGAAAGTCAAAGTTCTAAGCCGAGTGGCAGATAGCAAGTATGCGTCTAAAATGCGTTTTGCTTTTGTTAATGACGGGGTTAAGTCAGCGGAGGCTAGAAACTCTTTAAGTACGCACGGGGAGTCGATTGAAAAGCTTCTGCGTAAAAACTTGGGTTCTGTCATGGATCCAAATAAGCTCGAGGGTGTTACTTTCGGTATCGACATGCGTACGGATACACTTAATCAGGGCTCCGTAAAACTCCTGATGGGGCAAAGCCCTGACCTTTATCTAACCAAGCTTGAGCAAAAGCGAATCAAAGAAGCATTCAAGCAATCCGTCGCTGAATTTAACAAGACCGCCTATAAAAAAGGACCTGCGGCTCGATACGAGGCGTCTCCTTAGTCTTTACACAATTCTTCTATACTCTAAATATGAGCTTCGGAACACTGCGGGAAGTTTGACTTCCCCTCGTATTCCGGAGCTAATGGTAAGAGGAAAGAGGATCTGCTATGCGTAGTTGCAGAGTGTTTTTCATCACGATTTCAATGACGGTCTGTTCGTCACTTGTGTGGGCCCAGCAGCCTTTGACATATCAAGAGGCTCTTAATCTTGTTAAAAAGAATAACGCCGATTTGCAGTTTTCTGAAGAGTCTTTGAATGCCAGCAAATACACCGTTGAAAGTAACAAGAGCGGATATTTCCCACAACTTTCAGCGAACCTGGGTTATGCGCAAACGGGTACCACGGACAACACCACTGGAGCAGACTCCTCATCAGGGGGAGCTTACTCTGCCTATTTAAGTGCATCGCAAAATGTGTTTAAGGGATTTGCGGATTCATCTAAGGTCGAACAAGCTCGTGGACAAATGAAGGTTTCAGACGCCGCCTTGCGCACGACACGTTCACAAGTGAGCTATGATCTTAAGTCTGCTTTTGCGTTTGCCATTTTCGCGACAGATTCCATTAAGATTTCTGAAGAAATCGTAAAGCGCCGTAACGACAATTTGCGTATTGTTCAACTGCGCTATGAAAGTGGTCGCGAGAACAAAGGTTCCTTGCTTTTATCGCAAGCGAACTACAAGCAAGCGCAATTGGATAACTTGAAAGCCAAGCATGATCGTGATACCAGCGAAGCGGATCTTAAAAAAGTAATCGGTTTCGATGGCGACGAACCACTGAACATCAAGGAAGAAATTCCTTTGATGAGTCCACCATCAAAAGAGCCGGATTTCAAATCGATTGCTGCGTCAACGCCGGACCGTCAAACTTACCAGGCGCAAGTGGAAGTTTCAGAGGCTTCGGTTAAAAATGCGCGCTCAGGATTTTTCCCAAGTTTGGATCTGTCAGCAACAATGGGTGATTACGGTAATAACTTTTATCCCAACAATCAGGATCGTTGGACGTTGGGGGCAACTTTGACTTTGCCTTTGTTTAACGGTGGCCGTGATTACTATGCGACCAAAAGTCAGACATCCCAGCTGTATGCTGCGAAAAGCAATCTGGCGGGTATTGATCGCACCCTGCTATCCAGTTTAAAGAAAGCATACAAAGACTATGTCGAAGCAGTTGAGCAATTGTCAGTCTATGAAGCTTTTGTGCAAGCGGCGCGTACACGTGCTGATATTGCACGCGCCAAATACAACAATGGTCTGATGTCTTTTGAGGACTGGGACAATATTGAAACCGATCTGATCAATAAAACCAAACTGTATCTAGCCTCGAAACGCGATCGCATTGTTGCGGAAGCCGCGTGGGAAAGAGCTCAAGGTGTGGGAGCGTTGCTATGAAGAATCTATTTAAAAATAAAATCACCTGGGCCGTTGTCGCTGTGTTAGTTCTGGGCGGTGGTGGATACTACTCCTGGAATCAAAGTAAGCAAAATGAAGTGACATACAAACGCCTGCCCCTAAAAAAAGGCAATATCGAAGTTACGATTTTGGCGACGGGAACGGTGCAACCCGAAAACCGTCTTGAGATCAAAGCTCCGGTGGCGGGGCGTATGGAGCAAGTCCTGGTTCGTGAGGGACAAAAGGTCGTGAAAGGTCAAATCATCGCGATCATGAGTTCGACGGAAAGAGCTGCGATGCTGGATGCAGCCCGAGCGAAAGGTGCTGAAGAGTACAAGCGTTGGGCGGATCTTTATCTTGCCACTCCGATCATGGCGCCGATTTCAGGAACGATCATTTTAAGAAGTGTTGAACCCGGTCAAACTTTCACCACGGCTGACGCGATTTTGACGATGTCAGATCGCTTAACCGTCAAAGCCCAAGTGGACGAGACTGATATTTCCCAAATCAAATTAAAAGAACAGGCCGAAATCGTTTTGGATGCTTATCCCGGCGAGAAAATCAAAGCCACGGCTGACCAAATTGCTTTCGACTCAAAAACCGTCAACAGTGTGACGACTTATATCGTTGATGCTTTACCGGAAGGTAAAACTCCGGAGTTCATGCGCTCGGGGATGACAGCGAACGTGACTTTCTATGTGAAGAATAAAAAAGATATCCTGGTTGTAGCCAGTGAAGCTCTGCGTGTGCAAAGTGGATCCACGTACTTGATGATCCAGGGTGCTGATGGCAAGCCTCAGAACCGTGAAGTTAAAGTCGGTATCACTGACGGAAAATTGACGGAAATCCTAGAGGGCGCAGAAGAGGGCGAAATTGCCATGGTTCAGGAAGTGAAATTGTCTTCCGGTGGCAAA contains these protein-coding regions:
- a CDS encoding efflux RND transporter periplasmic adaptor subunit is translated as MKNLFKNKITWAVVAVLVLGGGGYYSWNQSKQNEVTYKRLPLKKGNIEVTILATGTVQPENRLEIKAPVAGRMEQVLVREGQKVVKGQIIAIMSSTERAAMLDAARAKGAEEYKRWADLYLATPIMAPISGTIILRSVEPGQTFTTADAILTMSDRLTVKAQVDETDISQIKLKEQAEIVLDAYPGEKIKATADQIAFDSKTVNSVTTYIVDALPEGKTPEFMRSGMTANVTFYVKNKKDILVVASEALRVQSGSTYLMIQGADGKPQNREVKVGITDGKLTEILEGAEEGEIAMVQEVKLSSGGKQGSNPFSPFGNKGGSNRKSGGAGGPPR
- a CDS encoding TolC family protein, which gives rise to MRSCRVFFITISMTVCSSLVWAQQPLTYQEALNLVKKNNADLQFSEESLNASKYTVESNKSGYFPQLSANLGYAQTGTTDNTTGADSSSGGAYSAYLSASQNVFKGFADSSKVEQARGQMKVSDAALRTTRSQVSYDLKSAFAFAIFATDSIKISEEIVKRRNDNLRIVQLRYESGRENKGSLLLSQANYKQAQLDNLKAKHDRDTSEADLKKVIGFDGDEPLNIKEEIPLMSPPSKEPDFKSIAASTPDRQTYQAQVEVSEASVKNARSGFFPSLDLSATMGDYGNNFYPNNQDRWTLGATLTLPLFNGGRDYYATKSQTSQLYAAKSNLAGIDRTLLSSLKKAYKDYVEAVEQLSVYEAFVQAARTRADIARAKYNNGLMSFEDWDNIETDLINKTKLYLASKRDRIVAEAAWERAQGVGALL